Proteins co-encoded in one Longimicrobiales bacterium genomic window:
- a CDS encoding PQQ-dependent sugar dehydrogenase, which translates to MVRNRNAAPHLAAGLALLFGCGQQLEDGASGAESAQNAPAAESQCVPLETNDPNAPDQQPAFEGQTRTCGVRSGVAFDVEVIASGLEHPWAVEPLPDGSLLVTERPGRMRVVSASGTVSEPITGLPRVDARGQGGLLDVALSPTFQQDRTIFWSYAEPREGGNGTAVARGVLSDDRSSVSQVQVIFRVEPTYDGRAHFGSRLAFGPDGTLYITTGDRSVADMRHHAQELDNHLGKVMRINADGSVPQDNPFVGREGAQPEIWSYGHRNIQALAFDPQDRLWLIEHGTRGGDELNLIRPGVNYGWPVQAYGIEYRGDPIAGSSPAPEGFTQPVYYWDPVIAPSGAQWYTGELFPRWQNSLFIGGMASARLVRLEVEGERVTGEEHLLHDRGQRIRDVRQGPDGALYIVTDEDNGELWKLVPRG; encoded by the coding sequence ATGGTACGAAACCGCAACGCTGCTCCCCACCTTGCCGCCGGTCTCGCGCTCCTGTTCGGGTGCGGACAGCAACTGGAGGACGGGGCGAGCGGCGCCGAAAGCGCGCAGAATGCGCCTGCCGCCGAGTCGCAGTGTGTGCCGCTGGAGACGAACGACCCGAACGCGCCGGATCAGCAGCCCGCATTCGAAGGTCAGACACGGACCTGCGGCGTTCGTTCCGGTGTCGCATTCGATGTCGAGGTGATCGCCAGCGGACTCGAGCATCCATGGGCCGTGGAGCCGCTACCCGACGGCAGCCTGCTCGTGACGGAGCGACCCGGCCGGATGCGTGTGGTTTCGGCGAGCGGGACTGTGAGCGAGCCGATCACGGGGCTGCCGCGCGTGGACGCGCGCGGGCAGGGCGGGCTGCTCGACGTTGCGCTCAGCCCCACCTTCCAGCAAGACCGCACGATCTTCTGGAGCTACGCCGAGCCGCGTGAGGGTGGCAACGGCACCGCCGTCGCCCGCGGCGTGCTCTCGGACGACCGATCCAGCGTCAGCCAGGTCCAGGTGATCTTCCGGGTTGAACCGACGTATGACGGCCGGGCACATTTCGGCTCACGGCTCGCCTTCGGCCCCGACGGTACACTCTACATCACGACCGGCGACCGCTCGGTCGCCGACATGCGCCACCACGCCCAGGAGCTGGACAACCACCTGGGCAAGGTCATGCGCATCAACGCGGATGGCAGTGTGCCGCAGGACAATCCTTTCGTGGGCCGGGAGGGCGCACAGCCCGAGATCTGGTCGTACGGGCACCGCAACATCCAGGCGCTGGCGTTCGATCCGCAGGACCGCCTGTGGCTCATCGAGCACGGCACGCGCGGCGGCGACGAGCTCAACCTCATCCGCCCCGGCGTCAACTATGGCTGGCCCGTCCAGGCCTACGGCATCGAGTATCGCGGCGACCCGATCGCGGGCTCATCACCGGCTCCGGAGGGCTTCACGCAGCCTGTCTACTACTGGGATCCCGTGATCGCGCCGTCCGGTGCGCAGTGGTACACCGGGGAGCTGTTCCCGCGCTGGCAGAACAGCCTGTTCATCGGGGGGATGGCGAGCGCCCGCCTGGTCCGCCTGGAAGTCGAAGGCGAGCGCGTCACCGGCGAGGAGCACCTGCTGCATGATCGCGGACAGCGCATCCGTGATGTGCGCCAGGGTCCGGACGGCGCTCTCTACATCGTCACCGACGAGGACAACGGCGAGCTCTGGAAGCTGGTGCCGCGCGGCTAA
- a CDS encoding phospholipase D-like domain-containing protein yields MMHARAEHPTQLTLVQPSFIDQAFSRTAGVRRSEGNAVRVLNNAAENYPAWLDAIAAAQRYIYFESYILRDDSSGRTFADALMARSRAGVVVRVVYDWLGAIGKTAPAFWRALREAGVDVRAFNPFQALRPFAWVHRDHRKSLVVDGDVAFVTGLCVGDEWVGNAARGIAPWRDTGVELRGPAVSQVEDAFARIWSLAGEPIPAGERVDPELTLAGDVALRVVASEPVRGALLRFDQLLASAARRTLWLTDAYFAGMPSHVEALRSAALDGVDVRLLVPGTTDIPIMRAFSRAGYRPLLEAGVRVFEWNGPMIHAKTAVADDQWARIGTSNLNVASWLGNYELDVIVEDPRVAAAMSRQYLADLENATEILLRERRRLPRRDGQVVRAPGTVGSAGRAAAGALRVGNTVTAAVTNRRVLGPPDAGIVSGVGVVLVGLGAAALLWPRIVAIPAAVITGWIGVALFARGVRLWRSRRRQPPVPHPRPPDP; encoded by the coding sequence ATGATGCACGCCCGAGCTGAGCACCCGACGCAGCTGACGCTCGTTCAACCGTCTTTCATCGACCAGGCGTTCTCACGCACCGCCGGCGTCCGGCGCAGCGAGGGCAACGCCGTGCGTGTGCTCAACAACGCGGCGGAGAACTATCCCGCCTGGCTGGACGCGATCGCCGCGGCGCAGCGTTACATCTACTTCGAGAGCTACATCCTGCGCGATGACAGCAGTGGCCGAACGTTTGCCGATGCGCTCATGGCCAGGTCCCGTGCGGGTGTCGTGGTCCGCGTCGTCTACGACTGGCTCGGGGCGATCGGCAAGACTGCGCCGGCATTCTGGCGCGCGCTGCGCGAGGCGGGCGTGGACGTGCGGGCATTCAATCCGTTCCAGGCGCTGCGGCCGTTCGCGTGGGTGCACCGCGACCATCGCAAGTCGCTCGTGGTGGATGGCGACGTCGCGTTCGTGACGGGGCTGTGCGTCGGCGATGAATGGGTCGGCAACGCGGCGCGCGGCATCGCTCCCTGGCGTGATACAGGGGTGGAGCTGCGAGGGCCCGCTGTGTCCCAGGTCGAGGATGCGTTCGCGCGCATCTGGTCACTGGCCGGGGAGCCGATCCCGGCCGGCGAGCGTGTCGACCCGGAGCTGACCCTCGCCGGCGATGTGGCACTCCGGGTGGTCGCGAGTGAGCCGGTGCGTGGTGCGCTGCTGCGCTTCGATCAGCTGCTCGCGTCCGCGGCACGCCGCACCCTGTGGCTGACCGACGCGTACTTCGCGGGGATGCCGTCCCACGTCGAGGCGCTCCGGTCCGCCGCGCTGGACGGCGTGGATGTGCGACTGCTGGTCCCCGGCACGACGGACATTCCGATCATGCGCGCGTTCTCGCGCGCGGGCTACCGGCCGCTGCTCGAGGCGGGCGTGCGCGTGTTCGAGTGGAACGGGCCGATGATCCACGCCAAGACGGCCGTTGCAGACGACCAGTGGGCGCGCATCGGCACGAGCAACCTCAACGTGGCGAGCTGGCTCGGGAACTACGAGCTGGACGTGATCGTGGAGGACCCGCGCGTTGCTGCCGCCATGAGCAGGCAGTACCTCGCCGACCTGGAGAACGCGACCGAGATCCTGCTGCGCGAGCGACGGCGTCTCCCGCGACGCGACGGGCAGGTCGTGCGCGCGCCCGGCACCGTGGGCAGCGCGGGACGGGCCGCGGCGGGTGCGCTGCGCGTGGGCAACACGGTCACCGCCGCAGTCACCAACCGGCGCGTGCTCGGGCCTCCCGATGCGGGGATCGTTTCGGGCGTCGGTGTCGTGCTCGTCGGCCTTGGCGCCGCGGCGCTGCTGTGGCCGCGCATCGTCGCAATTCCCGCCGCCGTCATAACGGGCTGGATCGGCGTTGCGCTCTTTGCGCGCGGCGTCCGTCTCTGGCGCTCGCGCCGCCGGCAGCCGCCGGTGCCCCATCCCCGGCCCCCTGATCCGTGA
- a CDS encoding AsmA-like C-terminal region-containing protein: protein MTRHQKIAATAAATVLLVLLLLLALPLLFGGRIEGHVRTMIARNLNADVSWQDASVSLLRGFPHATLRLERPEIVGHEPFAGDTLLAADGIGVVLDLGSVLRVVRGTGALEIRSITVDRPRARLLVLEDGTASWDILRAQEGTQETEERALALQLRSLELRDGAVVFENRQSGLHARLNGIRHDLGGDFTSERFTIDASLHADSASIEFAGMPYVSNVELELKTKLDADRSAQRITLSDAGLRLNRLVLAFGGSVAAAGDDVALDLAFQTPGTSFGDILSLVPAVYANDFAALQASGRMRVDGFVRGAYGPASFPSFALNATVDEGRFRYPDLPLPAREIGASLVITNPGGHADSTVIALERFHMVIGSDPVDASFTLRTPVSDPQLDLRAAGTLRLDDLAGTVKMPDVEQLAGVVTADVAVRARYSALDTGNFEQVDASGTVAASGVAVRTATLPHPIQVQEARLQLSPQHAELTSFRGTLGSSEVRADGRLDNLLGFVLRDQELRGRASVRSPRFDLNEWRSEQEDREVIPVPAGIDFTLDAAAEELVFGPVEYTDARGAVHIRDQRITLDGFRMNMLGGSAVASGWYETVRPDSPSFDVQLRVEEIDIPSAFASLNTVKVLAPIAEYAQGRVSADVRLNGAMGTDMMPLYEALTGLGSFETSQLVISGFPAFALLSDRLNVSALEQPALNAIASSFEIRGGRLHVQPFDVGIAGAKLHVAGSNGIDRSLDYDLQLELPRNLLGSDASPILASLGADASRLGIDLSSAQRIALGIDLGGTVNDPTIDTRLANVAESVTGGVEQALRDVATERREAAAERIDSAAAARAAQLVAEAEQRAEQVREEGRRLAEQVRSEGHARADSLEARASNPATRIAARTAAAKLRQEADESADRIMAEADARAESIVAEARRNAEAVQG from the coding sequence ATGACACGGCACCAGAAGATCGCCGCGACCGCGGCCGCGACCGTTCTCCTCGTACTGCTGCTCCTCCTGGCGCTGCCGCTGCTGTTCGGCGGCCGGATCGAAGGGCACGTGCGCACCATGATCGCGCGCAACCTGAATGCGGACGTGAGCTGGCAGGACGCCAGCGTCAGCCTGCTGCGTGGTTTCCCGCATGCGACGCTGCGCCTCGAGCGGCCGGAGATCGTCGGCCATGAGCCCTTTGCCGGCGACACGCTGCTTGCCGCCGACGGCATCGGTGTCGTGCTGGATCTCGGCAGCGTGCTGCGCGTGGTGCGAGGGACGGGTGCTCTCGAGATCCGCTCGATCACCGTCGATCGGCCGCGCGCCCGTCTGCTCGTGCTGGAGGACGGGACGGCCAGCTGGGACATTCTGCGTGCGCAGGAAGGCACACAGGAGACGGAGGAGCGGGCACTGGCGCTGCAGCTTCGCTCGCTGGAGCTGCGCGACGGGGCCGTCGTGTTCGAGAACCGGCAGTCGGGCCTGCATGCGCGGCTCAATGGCATCCGGCACGACCTGGGCGGCGATTTCACGAGCGAGCGGTTCACGATCGACGCGAGCCTTCACGCGGACAGCGCGAGCATCGAGTTCGCCGGCATGCCCTACGTGAGCAACGTCGAGCTGGAGCTGAAAACGAAGCTGGACGCCGACCGCTCCGCGCAGCGCATTACCCTTTCGGATGCAGGCCTGCGCCTCAACCGCCTGGTCCTCGCCTTCGGCGGATCCGTCGCTGCAGCGGGTGACGACGTCGCGCTGGACCTGGCGTTTCAGACGCCCGGCACGTCATTCGGCGACATCCTGTCGCTGGTGCCGGCGGTGTACGCGAACGACTTCGCGGCGCTGCAGGCATCCGGGCGGATGCGCGTCGACGGATTCGTGCGCGGGGCGTATGGACCGGCATCATTCCCGTCGTTCGCACTGAATGCGACGGTAGACGAGGGTCGGTTCCGCTACCCCGACCTGCCGCTGCCGGCGCGCGAGATCGGTGCTTCACTCGTGATCACCAATCCCGGCGGCCACGCGGACAGCACCGTGATCGCGCTGGAGCGCTTTCACATGGTGATCGGCAGCGATCCGGTGGATGCGTCCTTCACACTGCGCACGCCCGTGTCCGATCCCCAGCTCGATCTGCGCGCCGCGGGCACACTCAGGCTCGACGACCTGGCCGGCACCGTGAAGATGCCGGACGTCGAGCAGCTCGCCGGCGTGGTAACGGCTGACGTCGCGGTGCGGGCACGCTACTCCGCGCTGGACACCGGCAATTTCGAGCAGGTGGATGCGAGTGGAACGGTGGCGGCGTCGGGTGTTGCAGTGCGCACGGCGACGCTGCCGCACCCCATCCAGGTGCAGGAAGCGCGGCTGCAGCTCTCGCCGCAGCACGCGGAGCTGACGTCGTTCCGCGGCACACTGGGCAGCAGCGAGGTCCGCGCGGACGGACGGCTGGACAACCTGCTCGGCTTCGTGCTGCGTGACCAGGAGCTGCGGGGGCGCGCCAGCGTACGCAGTCCGCGCTTCGACCTCAACGAATGGCGCTCGGAGCAGGAGGACCGCGAAGTCATTCCGGTTCCGGCTGGTATCGACTTCACGCTGGATGCCGCTGCGGAGGAGCTGGTGTTCGGCCCTGTCGAGTACACGGATGCACGGGGCGCAGTGCACATCCGCGATCAGCGGATCACGCTGGACGGGTTTCGCATGAACATGCTCGGCGGCTCGGCCGTTGCCAGCGGCTGGTACGAGACGGTGCGGCCGGACTCGCCCTCGTTCGACGTGCAGCTCCGGGTCGAGGAGATCGATATCCCCTCGGCATTCGCATCGCTCAACACGGTGAAGGTGCTCGCTCCGATCGCGGAGTACGCGCAGGGGCGCGTGTCCGCGGACGTGCGGCTGAACGGCGCCATGGGCACGGACATGATGCCATTGTACGAGGCGCTCACGGGTCTGGGCTCGTTCGAGACGTCGCAGCTCGTGATCAGCGGGTTTCCCGCGTTCGCGCTGCTGAGCGACAGGCTGAACGTGAGCGCCCTCGAGCAGCCCGCGCTGAACGCGATCGCGTCGTCCTTCGAGATCCGCGGCGGGCGACTGCACGTCCAGCCGTTCGACGTCGGCATCGCCGGCGCGAAGCTGCACGTGGCCGGCTCCAACGGCATCGACCGCTCACTGGACTACGACCTGCAGCTCGAGCTGCCGCGGAACCTGCTGGGCAGCGATGCGTCGCCGATTCTGGCCAGCCTCGGCGCCGACGCATCACGGCTGGGCATCGACCTGTCGAGTGCCCAGCGCATCGCACTTGGGATCGACCTGGGCGGGACCGTCAACGATCCGACGATCGACACACGGCTTGCAAACGTCGCCGAGAGCGTCACTGGCGGGGTCGAGCAGGCGCTGCGCGACGTCGCAACGGAACGCCGCGAGGCCGCAGCCGAGCGGATCGACTCCGCGGCCGCTGCGCGTGCGGCCCAACTGGTCGCGGAGGCGGAGCAGCGTGCGGAGCAGGTCCGCGAGGAGGGACGCAGGCTCGCCGAACAGGTGCGGAGCGAGGGACATGCGCGGGCGGACTCACTGGAGGCGCGCGCGTCGAACCCCGCGACGCGCATTGCCGCCCGCACCGCCGCGGCGAAGCTGCGGCAGGAGGCGGACGAATCGGCGGACCGGATCATGGCGGAGGCCGATGCGCGCGCCGAGTCGATCGTCGCCGAGGCGCGGCGCAACGCGGAGGCCGTGCAGGGGTGA
- a CDS encoding ABC transporter substrate-binding protein has product MSRPRQGRPATPCAAAARPACALLVALSAGCATSAAAPGIAADACTAAATSAAPAIRIAVGDRIDPRNAPVPTNSDERLLFAQIYEALLRVDCNGAPVPALAESWSASPDRLTWSFRLRQGIRFSDGTPLDAAAAATSLSTSNLPALAAVAAAGEQELHVRLNEPQNAFFFAQPALSVTRVTGAGAWPVGTGAYRPEPDTRGLRLVRTQPDPAAPDTLRAVRVPGDDPRGALDSGVDLLMTAHAATIAYARLLAEYAVRPLPWNRTYALVSPAGEGSILPEESERESLARDAAATGTRAAGMTSPAWCTTGAGSVSSRPAAATVAYPRGDDIARGMAERIAALSWPVDRTPTWLRMLLPPTVSAPLTARAVDADALLEEMRAGAGGLFVVAMRHCSGADPAYSAVAAAGLRTTPLVDARDHLVHRAGIGSITTDAAGTPRFGPVR; this is encoded by the coding sequence GTGAGCCGCCCGCGGCAGGGTCGCCCTGCGACGCCGTGCGCCGCGGCTGCCAGGCCTGCGTGTGCGCTTCTCGTCGCGCTTTCGGCCGGCTGCGCGACGTCCGCAGCGGCGCCCGGCATCGCAGCGGATGCGTGCACCGCCGCCGCGACGTCCGCGGCGCCCGCCATCCGCATCGCCGTGGGCGACCGCATCGACCCGCGCAACGCACCGGTTCCGACGAACAGCGACGAGCGACTGCTGTTCGCCCAGATCTATGAAGCACTCCTCCGCGTCGACTGCAACGGTGCACCGGTACCGGCGCTCGCAGAGTCGTGGTCCGCTTCGCCCGATCGGCTGACGTGGAGCTTCCGGCTGCGCCAGGGGATCCGTTTCTCGGATGGCACGCCGCTCGACGCGGCCGCAGCCGCGACATCCTTGTCGACTTCGAACCTGCCGGCGCTCGCCGCGGTTGCCGCAGCCGGTGAGCAGGAGCTGCACGTGCGGCTGAACGAGCCGCAGAACGCCTTCTTCTTCGCGCAGCCCGCGCTCTCCGTCACACGGGTCACCGGAGCGGGCGCCTGGCCGGTCGGCACCGGCGCGTACCGGCCGGAGCCGGACACGCGCGGCCTGCGGCTCGTGCGGACGCAACCGGATCCCGCCGCACCGGATACACTCCGCGCCGTACGCGTCCCGGGCGATGATCCGCGCGGCGCACTCGACTCGGGCGTCGACCTGCTCATGACAGCGCATGCGGCGACGATCGCGTATGCGCGGCTTCTCGCTGAGTATGCAGTCCGACCCCTGCCGTGGAACCGCACCTATGCCCTGGTGTCGCCGGCGGGAGAGGGCTCCATCCTTCCGGAGGAATCCGAGCGGGAGTCGCTGGCGCGGGATGCGGCGGCAACCGGAACGCGCGCGGCGGGCATGACCTCACCGGCATGGTGCACCACTGGCGCCGGGAGTGTGTCGTCTCGACCGGCGGCTGCGACCGTCGCGTACCCGCGCGGCGACGACATCGCGAGGGGCATGGCGGAACGCATTGCGGCACTGTCGTGGCCGGTGGACCGCACGCCGACGTGGCTGCGCATGCTGTTGCCGCCCACCGTCAGCGCACCGTTGACCGCGCGAGCCGTCGATGCCGATGCGCTGCTGGAAGAGATGCGTGCCGGAGCGGGCGGGCTGTTCGTCGTCGCCATGCGGCACTGCAGTGGAGCGGACCCCGCATACTCCGCTGTTGCCGCCGCGGGACTGCGCACGACGCCTCTCGTGGACGCGCGCGATCACCTGGTCCACCGCGCCGGCATCGGCAGCATCACCACCGACGCAGCAGGCACACCCCGGTTCGGCCCAGTGCGATGA
- a CDS encoding ATP-binding protein produces the protein MSVRTRILLASVAAAAVPLLVFAIGARREVAERLGAQYQARVDGAVEVIRADLAGIAVDLDARLAALGSAIVDDAAVRAALMQEGRAGGLRDYATRVMPAAGLDYLLLLDAEATVLSSGHFRNDYGRRASALRDAGSSGPILVQARRASGRFLALARVHRFTIAGRTFLLAGGIEVDSAFVRRLARDESGTLVVTLSHPGGELASAAVSAGGGDFLEDVSTPFVDDIGTAGDSPGAREPVATWTIRHSTAPLAVIRRGMDAWLLAAIVAAVLLAILIARVLAARVNRPLEELAARARRIDLERLDTSFATRRFDEVGSLARVLDAMVQRLRASAAELRSAERRATVGDIARQVNHDIRNGLLPIRNVIHHLDEVAHESPADLSRVFAERAPTLRSGVGYLEKLATSYARLTPAASRVPVDVNDVIRSAVDSTRAVTLRLAAAPLVVSADPVSLRRVVENLVVNALDSIGNGSGTVTVTTAAEVTADGSRVVISVADTGSGIAPDDLDRIFDDFHTTRPHGTGLGLSIVRRLVNDMGGRIRVASEPGRGATFRIELPEAG, from the coding sequence ATGAGTGTCCGCACGCGAATTCTGCTCGCAAGCGTGGCGGCAGCGGCTGTCCCGCTGCTCGTCTTCGCGATCGGCGCCCGGCGCGAGGTCGCGGAGCGGCTCGGTGCGCAATACCAGGCGCGCGTGGACGGCGCCGTCGAAGTCATCCGCGCTGACCTTGCAGGGATTGCCGTCGACCTCGACGCGCGGCTCGCGGCGCTCGGCTCAGCGATCGTCGACGATGCGGCCGTACGCGCGGCGCTGATGCAGGAGGGCCGCGCCGGCGGATTGCGCGATTATGCGACGCGCGTGATGCCTGCGGCAGGCCTGGACTACCTGCTGCTGCTCGATGCCGAGGCCACGGTTCTGAGCTCGGGCCATTTCCGCAATGACTACGGACGCCGTGCCTCGGCCCTGCGTGACGCAGGATCGAGCGGCCCCATCCTGGTGCAGGCGCGACGCGCCTCGGGACGCTTTCTGGCGCTGGCGCGCGTGCACCGCTTCACCATCGCAGGGCGCACGTTCCTGCTGGCCGGTGGCATCGAGGTCGACAGCGCTTTCGTGCGGAGACTCGCACGGGACGAGTCCGGTACACTGGTCGTAACCCTGTCGCACCCCGGAGGCGAGCTCGCATCCGCTGCGGTGTCAGCAGGTGGCGGTGATTTCCTGGAAGACGTTTCGACGCCGTTCGTGGACGACATCGGCACCGCGGGGGATTCGCCGGGCGCGCGCGAACCGGTTGCGACGTGGACGATCCGGCACTCGACCGCGCCCCTGGCGGTGATCCGGCGCGGCATGGATGCCTGGCTGCTTGCTGCAATCGTTGCCGCCGTCCTGCTTGCGATCCTGATTGCGCGTGTGCTCGCGGCGCGCGTGAATCGACCACTGGAGGAGCTGGCGGCGCGCGCGCGTCGCATCGATCTCGAGCGACTCGACACCAGCTTCGCGACGCGGCGCTTCGACGAGGTCGGCTCGCTGGCTCGCGTGCTGGATGCAATGGTGCAGCGGCTGCGCGCGAGCGCGGCAGAGCTGCGCAGCGCCGAGCGCCGGGCCACCGTCGGCGACATCGCGCGCCAGGTGAACCACGATATCCGGAACGGCCTGCTCCCGATCCGCAACGTGATCCACCACCTCGACGAGGTGGCGCACGAGTCGCCTGCCGACCTGTCCCGGGTGTTTGCGGAGCGGGCACCGACGCTCCGCTCCGGCGTCGGCTACCTCGAGAAGCTCGCCACCAGCTATGCGCGGCTCACACCGGCGGCTTCGCGTGTTCCGGTCGACGTCAACGACGTCATCCGCAGTGCCGTCGACTCCACGCGGGCGGTCACGCTGCGGCTCGCCGCCGCACCGCTCGTCGTGTCGGCGGATCCCGTGTCGCTGCGACGCGTGGTCGAGAACCTGGTCGTGAACGCACTCGACAGCATCGGCAACGGCAGCGGCACCGTCACGGTCACGACGGCTGCCGAAGTCACTGCCGACGGCTCACGCGTCGTGATCAGCGTGGCCGACACGGGCAGCGGCATTGCGCCCGACGATCTCGACCGCATCTTCGACGACTTCCACACGACCAGGCCGCACGGCACGGGGCTCGGACTCTCGATCGTGCGGCGGCTCGTCAATGACATGGGCGGGCGGATCCGCGTCGCGAGTGAGCCGGGTCGCGGCGCGACCTTCCGCATCGAGCTGCCGGAGGCGGGGTGA
- a CDS encoding DUF3568 family protein — protein MNTKRPRFSVLSALLVVPALAACGSSTATTAVGAGAAAAAAIAYNDRGATSNLDASVGDIANATTEAFTALGITLTERKTEDDGIEVQGTEGEWKYVVDIERDSGDTLSEVEVTVSKDVADYSQDRAEELLRAIMQRL, from the coding sequence ATGAATACGAAGCGGCCCCGGTTTTCGGTCCTGAGTGCACTGCTCGTCGTTCCGGCACTCGCCGCATGCGGCAGCTCGACGGCGACCACGGCCGTCGGCGCAGGCGCCGCAGCGGCGGCGGCGATCGCATACAATGACCGCGGTGCGACGTCGAACCTCGATGCCTCTGTCGGCGACATTGCGAACGCGACGACGGAAGCGTTCACTGCACTCGGCATCACGCTGACGGAACGCAAGACGGAGGACGATGGTATCGAGGTGCAGGGCACGGAGGGCGAGTGGAAATACGTCGTAGACATCGAACGCGATTCCGGCGATACACTGTCGGAGGTCGAGGTGACGGTCAGCAAGGACGTCGCCGACTACAGCCAGGACCGCGCGGAAGAACTGTTGCGCGCGATCATGCAGCGACTCTGA
- a CDS encoding HAMP domain-containing sensor histidine kinase, with the protein MSRGPMMERPSAWRVAIAFVLTTLILLVIVPSVVQQRVTALRSQITLSEPARTLVMQWQFDLVREIAALNQLLLTGDSVQVTIYDEAFADEQRISERLGEMVQALGQDVQAQFIEARTLADQWHARVNEDVVLSADAVQQPDLLQGESQLFVQTMRSVWEVDESIRDFTAEVRLDIASAERLGLVFTVALGLLALVAAGAVIAIEMRVRRLAAVADYRRAEADAALQETERLADARTRLLRGITHDVKNPLGAAKGYAELLGMEIKGPLTDGQRPLVEGIERSVDSALSIIADLLDLARADSAVTLRREQVEVAALLREAVADHRATAVHTGHEIEAILCDEPLIAHTDPIRLRQVLDNLLSNALKYTPAPGRIEVRTRVVRDLGTERPGEWLVVEVADSGPGIPPEHRDAIFDEFTRLHDNSPIRGHGLGLPTARALARQLGGDLTIEDSVEGATFAIWIPQRDEAAPAGSRDRRRSATVG; encoded by the coding sequence ATGAGCAGAGGACCGATGATGGAGCGGCCCTCCGCGTGGCGAGTCGCCATCGCGTTCGTGCTGACCACGCTCATCCTCCTCGTGATCGTTCCGTCCGTCGTGCAGCAGCGCGTCACCGCCCTTCGTTCACAGATCACACTCTCCGAACCGGCACGTACGCTGGTCATGCAATGGCAGTTCGATCTGGTGCGTGAGATTGCCGCACTGAACCAGCTGCTGCTCACCGGCGACAGCGTGCAGGTCACCATTTACGACGAGGCGTTTGCGGACGAGCAGCGCATCAGCGAACGCCTGGGGGAGATGGTCCAGGCACTGGGGCAGGATGTCCAGGCGCAGTTCATCGAGGCGCGCACACTTGCCGACCAGTGGCATGCGCGCGTCAACGAGGACGTGGTGCTGAGCGCGGACGCCGTGCAGCAGCCGGATCTGCTGCAGGGGGAGAGCCAGCTCTTCGTGCAGACGATGCGTAGCGTCTGGGAGGTGGACGAATCGATCCGGGACTTCACGGCTGAGGTGCGCCTCGACATCGCTTCCGCGGAACGGTTGGGGCTGGTGTTCACGGTCGCGCTGGGGCTGCTCGCGCTGGTCGCCGCCGGCGCGGTGATCGCGATCGAGATGCGTGTGCGCAGGCTGGCTGCCGTGGCCGACTATCGGCGTGCGGAAGCGGACGCGGCGCTGCAGGAGACGGAACGGCTTGCCGATGCGCGGACGCGGCTGTTACGGGGCATCACGCATGACGTGAAGAACCCGCTTGGTGCCGCGAAGGGGTACGCGGAGCTGCTGGGCATGGAGATCAAGGGGCCGCTCACGGACGGGCAGCGGCCGCTGGTGGAGGGGATCGAGCGGTCAGTCGACAGCGCTCTCTCGATCATTGCCGATCTGCTCGATCTCGCCCGCGCGGATTCCGCGGTGACCTTGCGTCGTGAGCAGGTGGAGGTTGCAGCGCTGTTGCGGGAAGCGGTGGCAGATCATCGGGCGACGGCCGTGCACACCGGACACGAGATCGAGGCGATCCTGTGCGACGAACCACTGATCGCCCACACGGATCCGATTCGCCTGCGACAGGTGCTGGACAACCTGCTGTCGAACGCGTTGAAGTACACCCCGGCCCCCGGCCGGATCGAGGTGCGCACGCGCGTCGTGCGCGATCTCGGCACGGAGCGGCCCGGGGAGTGGCTCGTCGTGGAGGTGGCGGACAGCGGCCCCGGCATTCCGCCCGAGCACCGCGACGCGATCTTCGACGAGTTCACGCGCCTGCACGACAACTCGCCGATCCGGGGGCACGGCCTGGGGCTGCCGACGGCGCGCGCCCTGGCCCGTCAGCTGGGCGGTGATCTTACGATCGAAGACTCGGTCGAGGGCGCGACGTTCGCGATCTGGATCCCGCAGCGCGACGAGGCGGCGCCGGCGGGATCACGCGATCGCCGCCGGTCCGCCACAGTCGGTTAG